In Acidobacteriota bacterium, the following proteins share a genomic window:
- a CDS encoding dodecin family protein, with amino-acid sequence MPETVFKKITVTGCSTNSYEQAIQAAIEKASESLHGLSWFEVKELRGGIRDGALEYQATIDVAFIID; translated from the coding sequence ATGCCGGAGACAGTCTTCAAGAAAATCACCGTCACAGGGTGCTCGACCAATAGCTACGAACAGGCGATCCAGGCGGCCATTGAAAAAGCGTCGGAGAGCTTGCACGGCCTCTCGTGGTTCGAGGTCAAAGAGCTTCGTGGCGGCATTCGTGACGGCGCCCTCGAGTACCAGGCGACGATTGATGTCGCATTTATAATCGACTGA